One genomic window of Triplophysa rosa linkage group LG11, Trosa_1v2, whole genome shotgun sequence includes the following:
- the LOC130562287 gene encoding serine/threonine-protein kinase/endoribonuclease ire-1-like isoform X2 produces MVYSKKCHLHLSWPNGSSSKASSVVLQSQGETQDNTGTPEDVLIKWNQSSKKHSDTIREFRNDRSKKLVGSIYFSRNEKYFIGSSSGTQVYLGLKGDGTEVAIKRITKNPLNNKTFENELKHLQDSNLESKNIVRYVDFAEDDDFYYLALQLCECDLESYMEDLRKPEHKDKKDAALKKIVKDVLIGLRDLHHGEVIHRDIKPKNVLIDSGKNARLADFGLSRKLGEGSAVYTARAGTRGWEAVETLGPSGDSRYRMSSDVQVAGMLVYYILTDGKHPFDVNNSDRETNIREGNYSLDDALDIVAQDLIERMINIDPAQRPTMDEALQHPYFWDDVRKKRVLKDLGDRDEVQKYELLEKLYNLFDNSKNSSRGEDPTAKLTIDEAFAQLKIQAEKRNDILSLVGEDLAKLYKLCDNAKKYCVKKTFSNWKTDLSQIWPDINQKLPEDLLGLLRVLRNKMVHVNQVFYEKNMLNHFPDFFISLYGLAKDLSWDIDDAEETP; encoded by the exons ATGGTTTACTCAAAAAAATGTCACCTACATCTCAGCTGGCCtaatg GATCCTCCTCAAAAGCCTCTTCTGTAGTACTGCAATCTCAAGGAGAAACACAAGATAACACAGGCACACCTGAAGATGTTCTCATCAAGTGGAACCAATCCTCTAAAAAGCACAGCGATACAATCAGAGAATTCAGAAATGACCGCTCAAAAAAGTTAGTTGGCAGCATCTACTTTTCTAGAAATGAGAAATACTTCATTGGCTCAAGCAGTGGAACACAGGTCTATCTTGGCCTGAAAGGAGATGGTACTGAGGTTGCCATCAAACGAATAACGAAGAATCCACTGAACAACAAAACCTTTGAAAACGAACTGAAGCATTTACAAGATTCAAATCTCGAGAGCAAGAACATAGTCAGATATGTGGACTTTGCAGAAGATGATGATTTTTATTACCTTGCACTACAACTTTGTGAATGTGATTTGGAGAGCTACATGGAAGACCTCCGTAAGCCAGAacataaagacaaaaaagacgCTGCTTTGAAGAAAATAGTAAAGGACGTGCTTATTGGCCTTCGAGATCTTCATCATGGTGAAGTGATACATCGGGAtataaaacctaaaaatgttttgataG ATTCAGGAAAGAATGCAAGGCTTGCTGACTTTGGCTTAAGTCGCAAACTGGGGGAGGGCAGTGCTGTGTATACCGCGAGAGCTGGTACCAGAGGCTGGGAGGCCGTGGAGACCCTTGGTCCTTCTGGAGACAGTAGATACAGAATGAGCTCAGATGTCCAG GTTGCTGGGATGTTAGTGTACTATATCCTCACTGATGGGAAACATCCTTTTGATGTAAATAACTCGGATCGAGAGACTAACATTAGAGAAGGGAATTACTCTCTTGATGATGCCCTTGATATAGTAGCACAAGATCTCATAGAGAGAATGATCAACATAGACCCGGCACAGAGACCCACCATGGATGAGGCCCTACAGCATCCTTACTTCTGGGATGACGTCAG GAAGAAAAGAGTCCTTAAGGACCTGGGTGATAGAGATGAAGTACAAAAATATGAGCTGTTAGAAAAACTTTACAACCTCTTCGACAACAGCAAGAACAGTAGTCGGGGAGAAGACCCAACAGCCAAACTGACCATTGATGAGGCTTTTGCTCAGCTTAAAATCCAAGCTGAAAAGag gAACGATATCCTCAGTTTAGTGGGTGAGGATTTAGCAAAGCTTTATAAGCTATGCGACAATGCAAAGAAGTACTGTGTGAAGAAAACCTTTTCTAATTGGAAAACAGAT CTTTCACAGATATGGCCGGACATTAACCAAAAGCTCCCAGAGGACTTGCTTGGCCTGCTGCGTGTTTTGCGCAACAAAATGGTGCATGT